A genomic window from Vitis riparia cultivar Riparia Gloire de Montpellier isolate 1030 chromosome 18, EGFV_Vit.rip_1.0, whole genome shotgun sequence includes:
- the LOC117907653 gene encoding laccase-15-like, with the protein MWLIMKVFLLQILVFQLFGGGIHCQASTSRHTFVVRKASYTRLCSTKDILTVNGQFPGPTIYAMKGETIIVDVYNRGKENVTIHWHGVNMPRYPWTDGPEYITQCPIQPGSKFSQKIILSSEEGTLWWHAHSDWTRATVHGAIIVYPKNETKYPFHKPNAEVLIILGQWWKIDVNAIRDKALASGADANASDSLLINGQPGDLLPCSKSDTFKLTVDHGKTYLLRMINAALHEPFFFSIAKHKMTVVGTDGSYTKPLTRDYITIFPGQTFDVLLEANQRPDHYYMAAIAFSLAPAGRNLYDNTTTTAIVQYRGYYTPSSPPFLPHLPAYNDTNASVQVMASLRSLADAEHPCNVPLSTSTKLIYTVSLNSYPCVNDSCDGPNGTRSAASINNISFHTPTIDILEAYYYNISGVYEDNFPSVPPVVFDFTADYLPLLYQLPSTGTKVRVLEYNSTVEIVFQGTNLVGGAIHPMHLHGHSFYVVGWGFGNFDENRDPMRYNLVDPPHHNTISVPKNGWVAIRFEASNPGVWFMHCHIEDHLTWAMATAFIVKNGKHPKAQMLPPPSDMPPC; encoded by the exons ATGTGGCTGATCATGAAGGTTTTCCTCTTACAAATTTTAGTGTTTCAACTTTTTGGTGGTGGCATCCATTGCCAAGCTTCAACCAGTCGGCATACTTTTGTG GTGAGGAAAGCTTCATATACAAGGCTTTGTAGCACCAAGGACATCTTAACAGTAAATGGACAATTTCCGGGACCAACTATATATGCTATGAAAGGAGAGACGATCATTGTCGATGTTTATAacaggggaaaagaaaatgtcaCCATTCACTG GCATGGGGTGAACATGCCTAGATATCCATGGACAGATGGTCCCGAGTATATCACACAATGCCCAATTCAGCCAGGGTCAAAGTTTAGTCAAAAGATCATCCTTTCCTCTGAGGAAGGCACTTTATGGTGGCATGCTCACAGTGATTGGACCCGAGCCACCGTTCATGGAGCTATAATCGTCTATCCCAAGAATGAAACCAAGTATCCTTTTCACAAACCTAATGCAGAAGTTCTCATCATATTAG GACAATGGTGGAAGATTGATGTGAATGCAATTCGAGATAAAGCGCTTGCAAGTGGAGCTGACGCTAATGCCTCTGATTCTTTATTGATAAATGGACAACCCGGTGATCTACTTCCATGCTCAAAATCAG ACACATTCAAGCTAACGGTGGATCATGGAAAGACCTATCTACTTCGCATGATCAATGCTGCCTTGCACGAGcctttcttcttctccattgccAAGCATAAAATGACAGTGGTTGGAACAGATGGTAGCTACACGAAACCATTGACACGAGATTATATCACAATATTTCCTGGCCAAACCTTTGATGTCTTACTAGAAGCTAACCAACGCCCGGATCACTATTACATGGCGGCTATAGCTTTTTCCCTTGCCCCCGCAGGTCGTAATCTTTATGATAACACAACCACCACAGCTATTGTACAGTACAGGGGATACTACACTCCATCTTCACCTCCCTTCTTACCTCATTTACCTgcatacaatgacacaaatgcaTCGGTTCAGGTCATGGCCAGCCTTCGAAGCTTAGCAGATGCGGAACATCCTTGCAATGTCCCATTGAGCACGAGCACTAAACTGATTTACACTGTTTCTTTAAACTCGTACCCATGCGTCAATGATTCATGTGATGGGCCAAATGGGACACGGTCTGCCGCAAGTATAAACAACATAAGCTTCCATACCCCTACAATTGACATATTGGAAGCTTACTATTATAACATCAGTGGTGTATATGAAGATAACTTTCCTAGCGTTCCACCAGTGGTGTTTGATTTTACAGCTGATTATCTTCCATTACTCTATCAGTTGCCGAGCACTGGAACAAAAGTAAGGGTGCTCGAGTATAACTCCACAGTGGAGATTGTTTTTCAAGGGACAAACTTGGTTGGAGGGGCAATCCACCccatgcatctccatggacatAGTTTCTATGTTGTTGGATGGGGATTTGGGAATTTCGATGAAAATAGGGATCCTATGCGCTACAATCTGGTGGATCCTCCCCATCATAATACCATCTCTGTTCCTAAGAATGGTTGGGTTGCAATCAGATTTGAGGCCTCCAACCCTG GAGTGTGGTTCATGCACTGCCATATAGAAGACCATTTGACTTGGGCCATGGCAACTGCGTTCATAGTGAAAAATGGTAAACACCCAAAAGCTCAAATGCTGCCTCCTCCATCCGACATGCCACCATGTTGA